From the genome of Roseofilum reptotaenium CS-1145, one region includes:
- the era gene encoding GTPase Era codes for MTHSHDPQSEALDDISPASFNLIPEPPPGFKSGFVGIIGRPNVGKSTIMNQLVGQKIAITSPVAQTTRNRLRGILTTSAAQFIFVDTPGIHKPHHELGKVLVENAKLAIKSVDVVLFVVDSSVPAGGGDRYIVELLSSVKLPIILGLNKADQQPDDSEAIDQTYEQLAQAHHWPILKFSALTGEGLDSLQNLLADNLEPGPYYYPPDLVTDQPERFIMGELIREQILLLTRQEVPHSVAVEIERVEETPKITRVFAAINVERDSQKAILIGKKGAMLKSIGMAAREQMQKLILGQVYLELFVKVRPKWRQSRTRLSQFGYQVGED; via the coding sequence ATGACTCATTCTCACGATCCCCAATCTGAAGCCTTGGACGATATTTCTCCTGCATCCTTTAATTTGATTCCTGAACCCCCTCCTGGCTTTAAGTCTGGGTTTGTGGGGATTATCGGCCGCCCCAATGTCGGTAAATCCACTATTATGAATCAGTTGGTGGGACAGAAAATTGCCATTACTTCGCCCGTAGCCCAAACGACGCGCAACCGCTTACGGGGCATTCTAACGACTTCAGCCGCCCAATTTATTTTTGTGGATACCCCTGGAATTCATAAACCCCACCATGAGTTAGGGAAGGTTTTGGTGGAAAATGCAAAGTTGGCGATTAAATCGGTGGATGTGGTGTTATTTGTGGTCGATAGTTCTGTTCCTGCGGGAGGGGGCGATCGCTACATTGTTGAGCTACTCTCTAGTGTGAAACTGCCGATTATTCTTGGTCTCAATAAAGCGGATCAACAACCCGATGATTCTGAAGCGATCGACCAAACCTACGAACAACTCGCCCAAGCTCACCACTGGCCAATCCTAAAATTTTCTGCCCTTACGGGTGAGGGATTAGACTCTCTACAAAATCTGCTGGCAGACAATCTAGAACCCGGCCCCTACTATTATCCTCCCGATTTGGTCACTGACCAACCGGAACGCTTTATCATGGGCGAATTAATCCGGGAACAAATCTTACTCCTTACGCGCCAAGAAGTTCCTCATTCGGTAGCCGTAGAGATTGAACGAGTCGAAGAAACCCCAAAAATCACCCGCGTTTTTGCGGCTATTAATGTGGAACGAGACTCCCAAAAAGCTATTCTGATTGGTAAAAAGGGAGCCATGTTAAAAAGTATTGGTATGGCTGCACGAGAACAAATGCAAAAACTGATTTTAGGTCAAGTTTATCTGGAATTATTTGTTAAAGTCAGACCCAAATGGCGACAATCTCGCACTCGTCTTTCTCAATTTGGCTATCAAGTGGGAGAGGATTAA